A region of Rhizobium binae DNA encodes the following proteins:
- a CDS encoding ABC transporter ATP-binding protein: protein MENLVEIDNLKAYYRAFLYGVDREVRAVDDISLTIRRGEVYGVAGESSSGKTTLIKTIAGAIRPPLRVVSGSVKFHFGGGTQDLYAMTPEERVALRWKHLSYIMQGSMNVLNPVRRIRHSFTDFAFRHMKVSKAIFFEKVANHLQRLKLDPQLLDAYPHELSGGMRQRMTIALATILTPEFIIADEPTTALDVIVQRDVLSMIRDIQREMGSSFLFVTHDMGVHATVSDRIGIVYAGRLVEEAPTSKLFSAPLHPYTQHLVGSLPKIGDPTTRPSLEGRPPNLAMPPEGCRFHPRCPKRMEICSQKVPPLVTVAPERRVACFAVTGDQV from the coding sequence ATGGAGAACCTGGTCGAAATCGACAACTTGAAAGCCTATTACCGCGCCTTCCTCTATGGCGTCGATCGCGAGGTGCGCGCCGTCGACGACATCAGCCTGACGATCCGCCGCGGCGAGGTCTATGGCGTCGCCGGCGAATCGAGCAGCGGCAAGACGACGCTGATCAAGACCATTGCCGGCGCCATCCGGCCGCCGCTCCGGGTCGTCTCCGGCAGCGTCAAATTCCACTTCGGCGGCGGCACCCAGGATCTCTACGCGATGACGCCGGAGGAGCGCGTGGCGCTGCGCTGGAAGCATCTCTCCTATATCATGCAGGGCTCGATGAATGTGCTCAATCCGGTGCGCCGGATCCGCCATTCCTTCACCGATTTCGCCTTCCGCCACATGAAGGTGAGCAAAGCGATCTTCTTCGAAAAGGTCGCCAACCACCTGCAGCGGCTGAAGCTCGATCCGCAGCTGCTCGACGCCTATCCGCACGAACTCTCCGGCGGCATGCGCCAGCGCATGACCATTGCGCTCGCCACCATCCTGACGCCTGAGTTCATCATCGCCGACGAGCCGACGACGGCGCTCGACGTGATCGTGCAGCGTGACGTCCTGTCGATGATCCGCGACATCCAGCGCGAGATGGGCTCGTCCTTCCTGTTCGTCACCCATGATATGGGCGTGCATGCGACGGTCTCCGACCGCATCGGCATCGTCTATGCCGGCCGGCTGGTCGAGGAAGCGCCGACATCAAAACTCTTCAGCGCGCCGCTCCACCCTTATACCCAGCATCTCGTCGGCAGCCTGCCGAAGATCGGCGACCCCACCACCCGGCCCTCGCTGGAGGGGCGGCCGCCGAACCTCGCCATGCCGCCGGAGGGCTGCCGCTTTCACCCGCGCTGCCCGAAGCGCATGGAAATCTGCTCACAGAAGGTTCCGCCCTTGGTCACCGTCGCGCCGGAGCGGCGGGTGGCGTGTTTTGCGGTTACGGGGGATCAGGTGTGA
- a CDS encoding ABC transporter permease encodes MFTIIRDLARQNMEFLCGLLLFAVIVGLVILSYFSPYGATDIYLLPPDMPPDGEYWLGTTSRGQDVFWQLTTGLRNTLYFGIGVAFLSRIISLVVGLVAGYAGGAVDRVLMAINDSVMVIPQFPLLILFYFVLKDNMTWVALIVIMASLGWSYDARLIRSVALGLKSRPFTTQSVYSGMTMRKILVEEHLPYVLPIVFATTMNNMIWSIGMEITLSVLGFTDIETPTMGMMIYWANAHSALISGIWWWVAAPVAVIVILFLALFLLSMSMNEYNDPRSRLNRMGS; translated from the coding sequence ATGTTTACCATCATCCGCGACCTCGCCCGCCAGAACATGGAATTCCTCTGCGGCCTGCTGCTCTTTGCCGTCATCGTCGGCCTGGTGATCCTGTCTTACTTCTCGCCCTATGGCGCGACCGACATCTATCTCCTGCCGCCCGACATGCCGCCGGACGGCGAATATTGGCTCGGCACGACCTCGCGCGGCCAGGACGTTTTCTGGCAGCTGACGACCGGCCTCCGCAACACCCTCTATTTCGGCATCGGCGTCGCCTTTCTCTCGCGCATCATCTCGCTCGTTGTCGGCCTCGTCGCCGGTTACGCCGGCGGCGCGGTCGACCGGGTGCTGATGGCGATCAACGACAGCGTCATGGTCATCCCGCAATTTCCGCTGCTGATCCTTTTCTATTTCGTGCTGAAGGACAACATGACCTGGGTGGCGCTGATCGTCATCATGGCCTCGCTCGGCTGGTCCTATGATGCGCGGCTGATCCGCTCGGTGGCGCTCGGCCTGAAGAGCCGGCCGTTTACCACCCAGAGCGTCTATTCCGGCATGACGATGCGCAAGATCCTCGTCGAAGAGCACCTGCCCTATGTGCTGCCGATCGTCTTTGCCACGACGATGAACAACATGATCTGGTCGATCGGCATGGAGATCACGCTTTCGGTGCTTGGGTTCACCGATATCGAGACGCCGACCATGGGCATGATGATCTACTGGGCCAATGCGCATTCGGCGCTGATCTCGGGCATCTGGTGGTGGGTGGCCGCCCCCGTTGCCGTCATCGTCATTCTCTTCCTGGCGCTGTTCCTGCTCTCCATGTCGATGAACGAATACAATGATCCGCGCAGCCGGCTGAACCGGATGGGAAGTTAG
- a CDS encoding ABC transporter permease, with protein sequence MTPYLIFVLKRFGQFLLVVFLGVTITFFVTHLTPIDPVEESIGAITQMGQSDPNAIELMRQSLRELYGMQGSIWEQYLHFWLRLATGDLGPSLSAFPTPVSTIILRSLPWTIGLMTVSTLITFVLGNAIGALAGYYRKDMVLKAVSLVFIAMLPIPYYILAFVLLIVFGFIWPVLPINGGYEMNANLDLSFALVLDILKHSILPALSLILVGAGSWLIGMRALVSNIITDDYVVFAELGGVPKGKILRSYIARNAMVPQFTGLAMSLGAIFNGTVITEIVFGYPGIGNLLIEAVHAGDYSLVLGLSALSIVGVAAAVFIIDVLSPLIDPRIKVE encoded by the coding sequence ATGACGCCCTATCTGATCTTTGTGCTGAAGCGGTTCGGTCAGTTTCTGCTCGTCGTCTTTCTCGGCGTGACGATCACCTTCTTCGTCACCCACCTGACCCCGATCGACCCGGTCGAAGAAAGCATAGGCGCCATCACCCAGATGGGCCAGTCCGATCCCAATGCGATCGAACTGATGCGCCAGTCGCTGCGCGAGCTTTACGGCATGCAGGGCTCGATCTGGGAACAATATCTGCATTTCTGGCTGCGGCTGGCGACCGGCGATCTCGGCCCCTCGCTCTCGGCCTTTCCGACCCCCGTCTCCACCATCATCTTGCGCTCGCTGCCCTGGACGATCGGGCTGATGACGGTGTCGACGCTGATCACCTTCGTGCTCGGCAATGCGATCGGCGCGCTCGCCGGCTATTATCGCAAGGACATGGTGCTGAAGGCCGTCAGCCTCGTCTTCATCGCGATGCTGCCCATTCCCTATTACATCCTCGCCTTCGTGCTGCTCATCGTCTTCGGCTTCATCTGGCCGGTGCTGCCGATCAATGGCGGCTATGAGATGAACGCCAATCTCGACCTCTCCTTTGCCCTCGTCCTCGATATCCTCAAACACTCCATCCTGCCGGCTTTGTCACTCATCCTGGTCGGCGCCGGCAGCTGGCTGATCGGCATGCGGGCGCTGGTTTCCAACATCATCACCGACGACTATGTCGTCTTTGCCGAGCTCGGCGGCGTTCCCAAGGGCAAGATCCTGCGCTCCTACATCGCCCGCAACGCCATGGTGCCGCAGTTCACCGGGCTTGCCATGTCGCTCGGCGCGATCTTCAACGGCACCGTCATCACCGAAATCGTCTTCGGCTATCCCGGCATCGGCAATCTCTTGATCGAAGCGGTGCATGCCGGCGACTACAGCCTGGTGCTCGGCCTCAGCGCATTGTCGATCGTCGGCGTCGCCGCCGCCGTCTTCATCATCGACGTGCTGAGCCCGCTGATCGATCCGCGCATCAAGGTGGAATAG
- a CDS encoding ABC transporter substrate-binding protein — MQKWKRFAFGFVLATLGLTGLATAEDYTSLPRKETLIVENPEGTIKNPGWFNIWVNGGGGVSTGLQQLTMDTLWYIDPEQGLGGAAWDNSLAADKPQYNADFTEMTVKLRKGLYWSDGVEFTADDVVYTVKTQMDHPGMVWSAAFSVQVASVEATDPQTVVFKLRKPNSRFHAIFTVRWNGAWIMPKHVFEKVEDPLRYDFANPVSLGAYKLKAYDPQGKWYTWEKRDDWQRTSLARFGEPAPKYVTYTDPGPPDKRTIAQLEHNLDIIHDNTPEGMFTLKEKSKTIDTWFPGFPFAHPDPTLPAVIFNTQEAPFDKADVRWALALLIDIKAVDMASYRGAATLSALGVPPTAATMKDYQAPMQDWLKDFEIDTGKSKIKPYDPTVGQQIADILRKQPKFKDQIPTDPEAISGAFGYGWWKPNPKAAGELLEKAGFKKSGGKWLTPDGKPFKIRMTVEGDTRSVFTRAGTLIAQQWAAFGIDAKAVPAAKLWQTALQPGDFQVAIAWSVETWGGDPDLSFFLDSWHSQFVAKKGEVQPPRNWQRWSNPELDKIIESIRGISADDPKGMELGKDYLKLVAREMPTIPLMSYNVFTSMDTTYWTGYPTIKDPYTDPVPNWANSRLMMVKLKPAQPQ, encoded by the coding sequence ATGCAAAAGTGGAAGAGGTTTGCATTCGGCTTCGTGCTGGCGACACTCGGTCTGACCGGTCTGGCCACGGCCGAAGACTACACCTCCTTGCCGCGCAAGGAGACGCTCATCGTTGAAAATCCGGAAGGGACCATCAAGAATCCCGGCTGGTTCAACATCTGGGTCAATGGCGGCGGCGGTGTTTCCACCGGCCTGCAGCAGCTGACCATGGATACGCTCTGGTATATCGACCCCGAACAGGGGCTTGGCGGCGCGGCCTGGGACAATTCGCTCGCCGCCGACAAGCCGCAATATAATGCCGACTTCACCGAAATGACCGTGAAACTGCGCAAGGGGCTCTACTGGAGCGACGGCGTGGAATTCACCGCCGACGACGTCGTCTATACCGTCAAGACGCAGATGGACCATCCCGGCATGGTCTGGAGCGCGGCCTTCTCGGTGCAGGTGGCAAGTGTCGAGGCGACCGATCCGCAGACGGTCGTCTTCAAGCTGAGGAAGCCGAATTCGCGCTTCCATGCGATCTTCACCGTGCGCTGGAACGGCGCCTGGATCATGCCGAAGCACGTCTTCGAGAAGGTCGAAGATCCGCTGCGCTATGATTTCGCCAATCCCGTCTCGCTCGGCGCCTACAAGCTGAAGGCCTACGATCCGCAGGGCAAATGGTATACCTGGGAGAAGCGCGACGACTGGCAGCGCACCTCGCTTGCCCGCTTCGGCGAGCCGGCCCCGAAATATGTGACCTATACCGATCCCGGCCCGCCGGATAAGCGCACCATCGCCCAGCTCGAGCACAATCTCGATATCATCCACGACAATACGCCTGAGGGCATGTTCACCCTCAAGGAGAAGTCGAAGACCATCGACACCTGGTTCCCGGGCTTCCCCTTCGCCCATCCGGATCCGACGCTGCCGGCGGTCATTTTCAACACCCAGGAAGCGCCGTTCGACAAGGCCGACGTGCGCTGGGCGCTCGCCCTCCTGATCGACATCAAGGCGGTCGACATGGCGAGCTATCGCGGGGCGGCGACGCTTTCGGCACTCGGCGTGCCGCCGACGGCGGCGACGATGAAAGACTATCAGGCGCCGATGCAGGACTGGCTGAAGGATTTCGAGATCGATACCGGCAAGAGCAAGATCAAGCCCTATGACCCGACGGTCGGGCAACAGATCGCCGATATCCTGCGCAAGCAGCCGAAGTTCAAGGACCAGATCCCGACCGATCCGGAAGCGATCAGCGGCGCCTTCGGTTACGGCTGGTGGAAGCCGAACCCGAAAGCGGCCGGCGAACTGCTGGAGAAGGCAGGCTTCAAGAAATCAGGCGGCAAATGGCTGACCCCTGACGGCAAGCCCTTCAAGATCCGGATGACGGTCGAAGGCGACACGCGTTCGGTCTTCACCCGCGCCGGCACGCTGATCGCGCAGCAATGGGCGGCCTTCGGCATCGACGCCAAAGCCGTGCCGGCCGCAAAACTGTGGCAGACGGCGCTGCAGCCCGGCGATTTCCAGGTGGCGATCGCCTGGAGCGTCGAAACCTGGGGCGGCGATCCCGACCTCTCCTTCTTCCTCGACAGCTGGCACTCGCAGTTCGTCGCCAAGAAGGGCGAGGTTCAGCCGCCGCGCAACTGGCAGCGCTGGTCCAATCCGGAGCTCGACAAGATCATCGAGAGCATCCGCGGCATCAGCGCCGACGACCCCAAGGGCATGGAGCTCGGCAAGGATTATCTGAAGCTGGTCGCCCGCGAAATGCCGACGATCCCGCTGATGTCCTATAACGTCTTCACCTCGATGGATACGACCTATTGGACCGGTTATCCCACCATCAAGGACCCCTATACCGATCCGGTGCCGAACTGGGCGAATTCGCGGCTGATGATGGTCAAGCTGAAGCCGGCTCAACCGCAATAA